Proteins encoded within one genomic window of Rhinolophus sinicus isolate RSC01 linkage group LG05, ASM3656204v1, whole genome shotgun sequence:
- the PFDN6 gene encoding prefoldin subunit 6 gives MAELIQKKLQGEVEKYQQLQKDLSKSMSGRQKLEAQLTENNIVKEELALLDGSNVVFKLLGPVLVKQELGEARATVGKRLDYITAEIKRYESQLRDLERQSEQQRETLAQLQQEFQRAQAAKAGAPGKA, from the exons ATGGCCGAGCTGATTCAGAAGAAGCTACAGGGAGAAGTGGAGAAATATCAACAGCTACAGAAGG acttGAGTAAATCCATGTCAGGGCGGCAGAAGCTTGAAGCACAACTAACAGAAAACAATATCGTGAAGGAG GAACTGGCCCTGCTGGATGGGTCCAACGTGGTCTTTAAACTTCTGGGCCCCGTGCTGGTCAAacaggagctgggggaggctCGAGCCACAGTGGGGAAGAGGCTGGACTATATCACAGCTGAAAT TAAGCGATATGAATCCCAGCTCCGGGACCTGGAGCGGCAGTCAGAGCAACAGAGGGAGACCCTTGCCCAGCTGCAGCAGGAGTTTCAGCGGGCCCAGGCAGCAAAGGCAGGGGCTCCTGGGAAAGCCTGA